From the genome of Lytechinus pictus isolate F3 Inbred chromosome 4, Lp3.0, whole genome shotgun sequence:
GGCAATATGCATACTATTAATGGGCTGATCTGACGTGGGTGTAATAAGTAAAATAAACACACGAGCAAGCGCCATTGACGGCAGGAAGTGGAGCAACGAAATTACAAGTTCAAGGTTATTTCACGCCGCTACTatcattaaagatgaaaaatttatcaaaacGAAATGTGATTAAAGTAGGTATATAGTCCGCTAGAAAATGCAATGGAAACTGGTGCTTCAAGAAATGCGAATTGAGTACGTGATCTTATTATCCATTGCCAATATTTGGAATTACATTCTTGGAAGGAAAATATTCATGCTCATCCACATACCCTTATGATCGCACTTattctctcctctcttttcaTTAGGCCCCCTCTCTAGCaatttacataattattcatcattttccGATTTATCTCCACCTTTTCGCATCGAACTCACTTGCCTCCTCtctatatcttaatacataatAGTAATCTTCTTCCactattttgtaattttatttgttccctttgatattacatgtatatattttgctcATCGTGTATAGTTTTCTTCCGTTCTCTTCTCTTTGTGAGTATAAAGGGCTTAGGTAGAATATTTCTAATTCCCTCTACTTGAACTGTCCTTCACTTGGAACGTGTTAACGATGGAGTATACAGTAAAAGTGAGTATCACTTTTTATCAAGCTGCACGGGAGGGGGgggtaaatattcaaatataaatagCGCTCGCATGCCAAGAAAAATCATAGCATTCGTTTAAGATGTCACTTTGAGTAAAGTAAATGATTAGTCCAACTAAAGATACGAGGACAACAAATTACTAGTAACAATATAGCGCGGGTAATGATATGTCATTACGAGAATGACACTCTCAATTACATATTTAACCGTGTCGACATATAGACGATACAGATAAGAGGATAATTGCTGTCGACCGAAGATAGCTTTTCGAATAGCGAAATAGATGGGATGAAACAACTTACCTTCATACATTTAATGTTATtcaagggagggggaggggtgtttcAATTCTTTTCGAAATCAATGCAATAAACAATTGAAAGATTATTTCTAATCTATATTTATCCATGTTTAACACGATGAAACCAATATGTTCTTTTTATCAAACGGATTTACATGGATGacaatcattttcaatgttAGACTTAACTTCCGCATGAGAGGTTTCTAGCATGAGATAACATATACATGAATGCATATTACTGGATCGGAATTATGAAAGTTCAAATCGccgtaattgaaatattattccCTAAGGAATCAAAAATGTGCATGAGTCGCATATAGAAGCAAGCTCCAACTGGTGATGGAGATGCCGGGTATACAACGCTTAGAACACTTTATatcgaacccccccccccaaaaaaaaaaaagtttaatattaATATCACTTTATCGAATTTGCCTTGCTGGCATTGTACTCTCTTACATAACTTTATTCATGAGACAATTAACAGGCCATTACGACCCCTTTTAATCGCCACTAAACGCATTGTTGAGTGGTGCCAGCTGACTGTATGATTTTACATAACTTTTACCGTTCATTAGTAAGTACCATTGACCAGATACCtggacattatcattttttcatataaCCATAATATTACTGTTGAATATTATCGTAATGAAGGAGGGGCGGTCGACTTTAGAATAGAGCCAGATGTGATACTATGATAGTTGATCTGTTAAATCTTATGGTATCATGCGAAATTGATTATTGCATAATTGCGACCAGCAtattgttatgataacaaaggTCCCATgtgaaaatacatatataacTATAAAATTGCAATAAAGCGCAATTGCCAAAGGTCAACTAAGATCACtattttttatggatttttGAAAACGTAACTAAGCGGAATGgtctttaaaattattttgtttttaattgtaaacATTATGTTACCAGTGGTTACCATGGTTAAGGTACCCTGATGTCCACCAACGCTCATTCACTGAGACTAATTTTAAAGAACATTATAGGAATCATATTCGTTCTTACCTCCTCATGAAGTGCGGGAACCAACAGATGCCGAAGATAAAGACCAATACAAGGACAGCCTTGGCGAGACGTCTCCTAGCTCTTGCTTGCTTACTTTCCTGATGACCTTCGCCAGGCATGTCTCGGGAACTTTGAAAGAGCTGGATTGCGATGAGGCAGTAATAACACGTGATGATAGTGAGTGGGATAACGTACATGACAAGGCATCGGGTGACCTCATGGATTCGAGCTTGGAGGGTGAAGTGCGGCAGAATAAAGCAGAGCACATAGGGGTCCATCTCGTAATTGAGGTAGGCAAGAAACATGGAGGGTATCCCAAGGCATATGGCTACCACCCAGATACAGACCGCCACCACGCAGGTGCGACGGACCACGGGGCTGCGTCGCCTCTGTATGGGCCGGACGATGGCGTTGTAACGGTCGAAGCTAAGTGCTGTGAAAGTGAACACAGAGACACCTTCCGAAACAACCGGGATGAACGCCTGAACCTTGCACATGGTGAGTCCTAGAGGAAAATCGTCCTGGATGTACGACAGGATGGTCAAAGGAACTGAGAAGGACAACACTAGGAGATCTCCTACGGCAACATTAGCTATGAGGACATTGGGAACACTCCGCATGTCCTTGTTCATCAGCACACTGTAGATCAACGTCCCGTTGCCGACCACACCGCAGATACCTATCACCACCAGGACAAAGATTTCGAAGTAGTCTTGGAACGCCAGCGGTGGGATATTACTATTGGTCACGTTGCCATCGCTCATGTTTCCAAGAGCCACGGTAAATTGGTTACCGGGCGGCATTGGATAGGGTGTGCTCCCTACCCGAGAATAGCTCACTCCATCCATTTTAGAGCAAGGCTCACAACTTGAATGACCTCCAAAGTCGTACACAGGAACGTTGTTTCCAGATTACGATATCTTTCTTAAATATATGCAACACTGTTAAAACATTTCAAGGTCTTCTGTAAAGCGAGACTTCGAGGCAAACTTGAATATATCGTCTTCGTATGTTTCCCGGTGGACAAATATATAAAAGCAGGCAAACACTGACTCTGAGCACATTTGGAGTCTTTTAGGAAATATCTCAAAAATATGATATTCTTACATCACATGCAAGTATACATGGAGCTTATCAGTTGCCTCTCATAAAGATCCGAGGAAACATCCGTTACCTTGATGGCATTCCTAGCAGCACCGATACTCTTTAAACTAAACCATCAAGTGAACACATGAATTCGATCTCTCCATGCATGCTCTTGATCTTGTTCCAGTTTGTGTTCGGGGACTTTCCTCGGCAGAATCGATATCACTAAGTTCTGATACAAGCTTCTATATTGTGCGATTCGTAATTAAAATATCGCCCAACAGAGATCACTGGATTAAACAGAAAATCCCTTGCCGGTCACTTACGAACTGCATATTTTGAATCCAGGTCGTGCTTTTAGCCATTTCGGAACCATCCAGACATTGTTTCTCGAGAGCATGATTCGAACACGTGAAAGAATCGTATAGTTTGAGTTGAAAATGGGGATACAAATTTTCTGCTCCGCCTTTTGCCTCCTCTAAACTACTGTTATTACttgtataatgaaaaaaaatcatcagtaAATTTGTCAGGCTTCAATTGGTTTTTATCCTCTTTATATGTCTGTTTCCAATTCTCACAGAATTCTTTCGTAATATTTCAGTCTTATAAAATTGCAGAAACTACGTAAGTGCTTGATGTAAGAAAGTCGGTTAGttaaaataagaatgaaggATTTCCTGAAGATTTTAAGTTTTCCTACTCCTGCAAATATTTCTATATCGTGTGTTCTTCCATTTCCTTAGAGAAGGAGTACTTTCGTTTGTTACCTGATTACACTGACGGTGTTACTGTCTCTCCAGTGCGTCACCGACAAAAGTTACCGAAAAGCTCTGGAAAATGGTCTCTTCCTTTGATATCTCTTGACAGCCGCACTGATTATGTCACGAACTGAGGACATTAAGGAAGAAGCCTTTTGAAATCATCAATACTGGTCATCTATTTGGATTATACAGTTGGTCAATTAATGATGAAATATCATAAAcgatcgaatgtaaaataacacAGGGACCTACTGCAAGTTCGTTTCTCGTCATTCAAGTTGTAAGACACGTACCCCCTTAATCATGGGCCATCTAGagttaaataaaatcaaatgaattattgatatcCCAGTTCGAAAGGAAAATAATGTGTAATAAATATCTTGGATTTACAATTCCAAAGGGAAGCGCAGGTTAACATTCATGACATTAGAAAGATTTCAATTTGAATTCGATAACTGATACAGATTCGATGATACGATGATACCAAGAAGCATTTAGCTGAAAACAGTTCTTAGTTCGAAATGAACAAGTGAAATAAATATTCACACGACGGCATTTAAAACTGTCTTCTTTATCCACGACATGATTTGTAATATTTGTTCCAGCGAATATGAATGGTCTTTGATCCCTTATTATACGATTTATGCCTGGTATAAGCAAATATAAGACACGGTCACTTGGCTGACTTTCAGTACATTAGCTTCTTGCTTCAAAAGTTGTGCAAATAGTGATAAAAAGATTTCCAAATGATATTTCGATGTTGTATCCTTCACAAGAATGTAACAAATAGATGAGTCGACAAAATAATTTGTCCGCTACACCATACAGCCACTGTGGATATGATACAGTTCTTCCTTGGGGTTCGAACCTCGATAAAGAACTTTCGTTAGTTATAGAATCCTTTCGTATAAATTTACCACCGTTGGAAATTCCATCCGTTGTTCCGAACCTACACGGACAAGTCTACCACCGCAACTGGGACTCTGGTGGATCGAAAATGATGAATGAACAAGTTCCCTTGTGAATGTCGGTTAAAGATGGTGATAATTTCCAAAGCTGAGCTGCAGTCAAGTCTCCGAGCCGGGGTTGATAAATGCGACGTTCACGGTTGTGAAATCGGCGACCATCTGAAAACTGAATCCACGTGGAAAATTAACGTTTCGGTTTGAAACGAAGGACATTGCATAGGATGCTTGGTAAGCGAGTgcgtttatttatttttttcgtaCCGTACCGCCGTTCATTTACCCATTTCCGTGCGTAACGCCCCTAACATCACGTTGATATGATGGACAAGTTAAGACTACACCTCCTCCAGATATTTGACCAATCACAGCCGAGCTGTTACGGCGAGCGCGGGAAAGAGCATGTAAGTTGCATTCCGGTCAGTGCCCGTAGCACGCATGCAAGATTCTGTCTGATCAATGAGGACGTGAAGGACAGTTAATGTGCAATTTTCACTTCagcgtttttatatatatatatatatatatatttgtaatggAAATAAAAAGTGTCCATTCTGATAACTGTTATCTTGGTCCTTATAGGCCGCACCTTGCGTGATAAACAAGAGGTAATATTGATTGTCATCCACAAttttatttgctgaatattcATAAACTGTAAACATTTTAAGAGCACAAAGAATTTATCTCTCGACGTCTGACTTTCCCCatctttctccatctctttttctccctttttcgtCCCGTCCCTCTCTCTTATTTTGTCAGTGTCACATTCCCATTCTATTCTCGCTGTCATTGTGGTGCTTCATGAAATCATTATCTTCGTTATGTTTCGTCACTCTTAATCTTGAACAATATTATCCTGATTACCGTCCCTTGATAAAGGTTAACAAACCATTGTCCGTTGTCCATTAGCTAAGACTTCATTATCTATATACATGATACAGTTCTTGATGATCTAAAGCCCTCGCCCGTTCAAGGCTTCCTTGCACAACGAACAGAAAATCAGATTTTGTTCGCGTTCACATTTACTTCTAATTACGAGATCATGGGTAACGGTGTTCGTCCGTCATTACAATTAGGGGAGCATTGTTACTGTTTCAAAACTTCTGAATTACTTGGACTTGATGAATGGAGAATTAcgcatttttcttttaagaaatTACTTGGGGAGACGTGACTAGGGCGATTTTGTTCAACCCATAAATATAATAATGGTCTAGTTTTCCTCGATAAAATGTTGTGTCAGCACGGTCTTCAAAAGACTAGTTAatttctttgtgtgtgtgtgtgtgagtgtgtgggtgtgtgtgtgtgtgtgagtgggtgtgtgtgtgtgtgggtgaaaTCAAGAAACACAAGTTTAAAAAGTGAGCACAGTGAGgattatcaaaaaaaaataaaaaaaaataaaaaaaataaataacaaaagaagaaagaataaaaaatgagTAAGGCACTTTTaaattttccattatttcatcAGAATAATTTGGCAATATTATGgcctatttttttaaagagagaaataaCATGCGAGAAGGGTGTATATACGCTGTCACTTTAAGGAGGTATGTACATCCTCCCATGAAATTCgatggacagataattttgtttaaatttcagGAGCTGAAGTCGGTGGAGTTACGAAACTCTTTTTTAACTTAACTGATTTCATTGACTCCGTGATTTCACAGTGATTGGGATGGGGGACCGGGggcagagaaaataaaaattatcgaTCGTTCGGCAGTTTGTTACGGGCAAAAGATTATACAGTCCGTGGCGACATAGTCATGTATAAGAAAACTATCACAATAATTGTAAAATGTTAGAGGGGGGTCAAATACAGTTATCTACACTTTTTTATGTAAGTACGTAAGTATGTATGTCTGCCcctaccccctccctctctctttcccactTTCATTGCCGTAcgcagtcccccccccccctcccagaaatttttgaaaacttacattttttactgaaaattttcacaaaattaaccaAAAGTATACacgaaatcctttaattttacTTCACAAAATGCCAAAACGCCCAATGACAAGCTCtatcgcttcgctccctcgctttttaagttttattttttcgaaAAGGCTCGCCCCCagcgaaaaaaaatcatcgtACGGCTATGCCCACTTTTTCCGCTCCTAACGACTTCccacttaaaaaataatatattgttGCAATTGGCTTTAGCtagaaaaattgtttatttaattaaaTGGATAATATCAAATTATACTTCGACAtgaaattggggggggggggaaataaaaGCCAATAATCGTTTTATTATAACCATTAGAAGTCGAGGTAAGTATTTCTTAAAGTATACACTGTAATACAATACCGTTTTTACGGGAACATCGTATATATTTCCAGCCCAAttttacagtgaaaataacGTAAAATCTACGAAAAACCAAATAAAATGGTGAAAATAGCGTAAAAGCCCAAACTTGCTGCGGCGGCATTGTGATGGCGCCGTTCGCGTTTGGAAGCAATGTGTGCGGGAAATAACCTTTTCCCCATTTCCGAACTCGGAAACAGCCTTTTGTGGCCATGGGAAGCAGCAGTGTTGGCGGTGCTGAAGGCCCGAAGCACCCCCTAAGAATATTCAGGGGGTGCTGTGTATGTTATTTACCATACATGCCATAGGGAGCACCCCTTTGGGATGAGATTGGCAggcaaaaaattgtaataatgatataaagtaTGTTATTGCTCCCAAATTACTGAGATTAAGGAGCAATaaccctttctttttttgtttctcaTTGTATGTCTAACGACGACCccccataggcggcggaagcggggggacgtgcccccccctaaatttttagttgttagttgttgattttttattttttttttgcttgtcaatttttttttcctgcgtcTACCCCTAAAATATTTGgtcgataaccttttttttttccttgtcaaaaatgtttgtcggtcccccctaatatttttggcttccgccgccaatgccccccccccccgaaaaaccCTCAGCACCCCCTATTTAAAAAACGTTCCCACGCATGGCCCTGTTAATGGTCCTCATTTTGTCCCATTTATGTACTAGAAGTTTGtataaaatatctttatttgGACAAGATCATGATCTGATGGTAATGAGACATTATAATAACAGATTTCCGTTCaattattaccccccccccaaaaaaaaatcaattattattattattatttttttttttgggggggttccTTAACTTTACTTCGCACAATATCTTCAACCAAATTTAAACGAAATGTTTCAAACCTGAGACGAATTTATCtgatttatttgatatttttggcttccgccgccaatgcccccccccccctcgaacaACCCTCAGCACCCCCTATTTAAAAATCGTTCCCACGCATGGCCCTGTTAATGGTCCTCATTTTGTTCCATTTATGTACTAGAAGTTTGtataaaatatctttatttgGACAAGATCATGATCGGATGGTAATGAGACATTATAATAAAAGAATTCCGTTCAA
Proteins encoded in this window:
- the LOC129259598 gene encoding gastrin-releasing peptide receptor-like, yielding MDGVSYSRVGSTPYPMPPGNQFTVALGNMSDGNVTNSNIPPLAFQDYFEIFVLVVIGICGVVGNGTLIYSVLMNKDMRSVPNVLIANVAVGDLLVLSFSVPLTILSYIQDDFPLGLTMCKVQAFIPVVSEGVSVFTFTALSFDRYNAIVRPIQRRRSPVVRRTCVVAVCIWVVAICLGIPSMFLAYLNYEMDPYVLCFILPHFTLQARIHEVTRCLVMYVIPLTIITCYYCLIAIQLFQSSRDMPGEGHQESKQARARRRLAKAVLVLVFIFGICWFPHFMRR